The following are from one region of the Amia ocellicauda isolate fAmiCal2 chromosome 1, fAmiCal2.hap1, whole genome shotgun sequence genome:
- the LOC136758508 gene encoding solute carrier family 22 member 6 isoform X1, giving the protein MCPLQTGVYCRLSLIFVLSASMFFIDVFVVKWVCTDQTGNDTFSHETPGKNVSHQTSDANRTVWKTLEENSNRSACLESKLLSYGQIMYMTGLLVGSLFAGALADRYGKKIILVGTCVVQALTALMSAFTTNGIFHLAARLICGITCCGINISSFSLGVEWSLPKYRMWPPALLSFSFSIGMMGLAAIAFLTSDWQQFHLAIAVPQILCLPICFFIPESPRWLMMNGRFRTLEKYRSRSKEDKESLDLILGTMEGEMQHSVAQRCETEKQSDLQHFKSQTIILRLCVMSYISLASALTYFGICFNVGNFGVNIYLAQFFSGLSEAPTLAVPFLLTWCGRRSFSMAFLLMSGSACLLSLLVSKFCDMPALVLTLALMGKLCMQTTVFVSVLYGIELFPTVIRQKCVGFVNLWYRIGCILNTLLSPAGGISLGAMICYGSGPIVGSGLCLLLPETSGIPLPDTVKDCERQSRFSFFWERQPEKYTDKEVPFLKNDKPPEQDQEATEEEKASFMMSDL; this is encoded by the exons ATGTGTCCCCTGCAGACGGGCGTGTACTGCCGGCTCAGCCTGATCTTCGTCCTCTCTGCGTCCATGTTCTTCATAGACGTGTTTGTGGTTAAATGGGTTTGTACTGACCAGACTGGGAATGACACTTTCTCACATGAGACACCAGGAAAAAACGTGTCCCACCAGACGTCAGATGCAAACAGAACCGTGTGGAAAACCCTGGAAGAGAACAGCAAC AGATCAGCATGTTTGGAATCCAAACTTCTTTCTTACGGGCAAATTATGTACATGACTGGCCTTCTGGTCGGTTCATTGTTTGCAGGAGCTCTAGCAGACAG ataTGGAAAGAAAATCATCCTTGTTGGAACCTGTGTTGTTCAAGCACTCACAGCACTGATGTCTGCATTTACAACCAATGGCATTTTCCATCTTGCTGCTCGTCTTATTTGTGGAATAACGTGTTGTGGCATAAATATCAGCAGTTTTAGTTTGG GAGTTGAGTGGAGTTTACCCAAATACCGTATGTGGCCCCCGGCCTTGCTATCCTTTTCCTTCAGTATTGGGATGATGGGTCTGGCAGCCATTGCGTTCCTCACCTCAGACTGGCAGCAGTTTCACTTAGCCATTGCAGTTCCACAGATTCTGTGTCTCCCCATCTGTTT TTTTATTCCAGAGTCACCTAGATGGCTGATGATGAATGGAAGATTCAGGACACTTGAGAAGTATAGGAGCAGAAGCAAGGAAGACAAGGAAAGCTTGGATTTA ATTCTAGGTACAATGGAAGGGGAAATGCAGCACTCCGTTGCACAAAGATGTGAAACTGAAAAGCAGTCGGATCTGCAGCACTTCAAATCACAAACTATAATCCTTCGACTATGTGTAATGAGTTATATAAG TCTGGCTTCAGCTCTAACTTACTTTGGGATATGTTTCAATGTGGGAAATTTTGGTGTGAATATATACCTTGCCCAGTTCTTCTCGGGGCTGTCAGAAGCCCCTACTCTGGCGGTTCCTTTCCTGCTGACGTGGTGTGGCCGCAGATCGTTCAGCATGGCGTTTCTGCTGATGAGCGGATCAGCCTGTTTGCTCTCCCTGCTGGTTTCAAAATTCTgtg ACATGCCTGCACTAGTTCTGACACTGGCATTAATGGGGAAGCTATGCATGCAGACAacagtgtttgtgtcagtgctgtatggAATAGAACTCTTCCCTACAGTCATAAG GCAAAAATGTGTAGGGTTTGTGAATTTGTGGTACCGGATAGGGTGCATATTGAACACCTTGCTGTCCCCGGCCGGTGGGATTTCTCTGGGTGCGATGATTTGCTACGGAAGTGGCCCGATTGTGGGAAGCGGCCTGTGTCTTCTACTGCCTGAGACGAGCGGCATCCCTCTTCCCGACACAGTGAAGGACTGTGAGAGGCAGTCACGTTTCTCCTTCTTCTGGGAAAG GCAGCCAGAAAAATACACAGACAAGGAAGTCCCATTCCTCAAAAATGATAAACCTCCAGAGCAAGATCAAGAGGCAACCGAAGAGGAGAAAGCAAGCTTTATGATGTCTGATCTATAG
- the LOC136758508 gene encoding solute carrier family 22 member 6 isoform X2 codes for MCPLQTGVYCRLSLIFVLSASMFFIDVFVVKWVCTDQTGNDTFSHETPGKNVSHQTSDANRTVWKTLEENSNRSACLESKLLSYGQIMYMTGLLVGSLFAGALADRYGKKIILVGTCVVQALTALMSAFTTNGIFHLAARLICGITCCGINISSFSLGVEWSLPKYRMWPPALLSFSFSIGMMGLAAIAFLTSDWQQFHLAIAVPQILCLPICFFIPESPRWLMMNGRFRTLEKYRSRSKEDKESLDLILGTMEGEMQHSVAQRCETEKQSDLQHFKSQTIILRLCVMSYISLASALTYFGICFNVGNFGVNIYLAQFFSGLSEAPTLAVPFLLTWCGRRSFSMAFLLMSGSACLLSLLVSKFCDMPALVLTLALMGKLCMQTTVFVSVLYGIELFPTVISGPIVGSGLCLLLPETSGIPLPDTVKDCERQSRFSFFWERQPEKYTDKEVPFLKNDKPPEQDQEATEEEKASFMMSDL; via the exons ATGTGTCCCCTGCAGACGGGCGTGTACTGCCGGCTCAGCCTGATCTTCGTCCTCTCTGCGTCCATGTTCTTCATAGACGTGTTTGTGGTTAAATGGGTTTGTACTGACCAGACTGGGAATGACACTTTCTCACATGAGACACCAGGAAAAAACGTGTCCCACCAGACGTCAGATGCAAACAGAACCGTGTGGAAAACCCTGGAAGAGAACAGCAAC AGATCAGCATGTTTGGAATCCAAACTTCTTTCTTACGGGCAAATTATGTACATGACTGGCCTTCTGGTCGGTTCATTGTTTGCAGGAGCTCTAGCAGACAG ataTGGAAAGAAAATCATCCTTGTTGGAACCTGTGTTGTTCAAGCACTCACAGCACTGATGTCTGCATTTACAACCAATGGCATTTTCCATCTTGCTGCTCGTCTTATTTGTGGAATAACGTGTTGTGGCATAAATATCAGCAGTTTTAGTTTGG GAGTTGAGTGGAGTTTACCCAAATACCGTATGTGGCCCCCGGCCTTGCTATCCTTTTCCTTCAGTATTGGGATGATGGGTCTGGCAGCCATTGCGTTCCTCACCTCAGACTGGCAGCAGTTTCACTTAGCCATTGCAGTTCCACAGATTCTGTGTCTCCCCATCTGTTT TTTTATTCCAGAGTCACCTAGATGGCTGATGATGAATGGAAGATTCAGGACACTTGAGAAGTATAGGAGCAGAAGCAAGGAAGACAAGGAAAGCTTGGATTTA ATTCTAGGTACAATGGAAGGGGAAATGCAGCACTCCGTTGCACAAAGATGTGAAACTGAAAAGCAGTCGGATCTGCAGCACTTCAAATCACAAACTATAATCCTTCGACTATGTGTAATGAGTTATATAAG TCTGGCTTCAGCTCTAACTTACTTTGGGATATGTTTCAATGTGGGAAATTTTGGTGTGAATATATACCTTGCCCAGTTCTTCTCGGGGCTGTCAGAAGCCCCTACTCTGGCGGTTCCTTTCCTGCTGACGTGGTGTGGCCGCAGATCGTTCAGCATGGCGTTTCTGCTGATGAGCGGATCAGCCTGTTTGCTCTCCCTGCTGGTTTCAAAATTCTgtg ACATGCCTGCACTAGTTCTGACACTGGCATTAATGGGGAAGCTATGCATGCAGACAacagtgtttgtgtcagtgctgtatggAATAGAACTCTTCCCTACAGTCATAAG TGGCCCGATTGTGGGAAGCGGCCTGTGTCTTCTACTGCCTGAGACGAGCGGCATCCCTCTTCCCGACACAGTGAAGGACTGTGAGAGGCAGTCACGTTTCTCCTTCTTCTGGGAAAG GCAGCCAGAAAAATACACAGACAAGGAAGTCCCATTCCTCAAAAATGATAAACCTCCAGAGCAAGATCAAGAGGCAACCGAAGAGGAGAAAGCAAGCTTTATGATGTCTGATCTATAG